One Saccharomyces eubayanus strain FM1318 chromosome XVI, whole genome shotgun sequence DNA segment encodes these proteins:
- the DAP1 gene encoding Dap1p: MSFIKNLLFGGVKTSEDPTGLTGSAGSNTNDSSKPSEPVVAGNFFPRTLSKFNGHDDEKIFIAIRGKVYDCTRGRQFYGPSGPYTNFAGHDASRGLALNSFDLDIINDWDQPIDPLTDLTTEQIDALDEWQEHFENKYPCIGTLIPEPGVNV, translated from the coding sequence ATGTCGTTCATTAAAAACTTGCTATTTGGGGGCGTGAAAACGAGCGAGGACCCAACGGGGCTCACAGGGTCCGCAGGGTCTAACACAAACGATTCCAGCAAACCCAGCGAGCCGGTGGTGGCCGGTAACTTCTTCCCAAGGACGTTGTCCAAGTTCAATGGTcacgatgatgaaaaaatcttcattgCGATCAGGGGCAAAGTGTACGATTGCACACGTGGAAGGCAGTTCTACGGGCCCAGCGGACCATACACGAACTTTGCAGGCCACGATGCGTCGCGCGGGCTGGCGCTGAACTCCTTCGATCTGGATATTATCAACGACTGGGACCAGCCCATCGATCCCTTGACGGACCTGACCACGGAGCAGATCGACGCGCTGGATGAGTGGCAGGAGCATTTCGAAAACAAGTATCCTTGCATCGGCACGCTGATTCCAGAGCCCGGCGTGAACGTATGA
- the MEX67 gene encoding Mex67p, whose product MSGFHNVGNINMMAQQQLQQNRVKVSIRNWQNATMNDLINFISRNARVAVLDAHVDGPLVVGFVNSKAEAESLMKWNGVRFAGSNLKFELLDGNGGSAGTSDTISFLRGVLLKRYDPQSKLLNLGALHSDPELIQKGVFSSISTQSKMFPAMMKLASTEPSLVVESVNLADNQLKDISAISTLAQSFPNLKNLCLANNQIFRFRSLEVWKNKFKDLRELLMTNNPITTDKLYRTEMLRLFPKLVVLDNVIVRDEQKLHSVYSLPMKIQQFFFENDALGQSSTDFATNFLNLWDNNREQLLNLYSPQSQFSVSVDSTIPPSTVADSDQTPSFGYYMPCSRNISKVSSEKSIQQRLSIGQESINNIFKTLPRTKHHLQDQPNEYSMETISYPQINGFIITLHGFFEETGKPEMEANKKTGKNNYQKNRRYNHGYNSTSNNKLFKKSFDRTWVIVPMNNSVIIASDLLTVRAYSAGAWKTASVDVPASLPLQQPSVLPQAAIPPNASMNPNITTPPPPQPSVVPGGMNMPGVPQGPMVMAPTLQLPPDVQSRLNPVQLELLNKLHLQTKLNAEYTFMLAEQSNWNYEVAIKGFQGSMNGIPREAFVQF is encoded by the coding sequence CAGTATAAGGAACTGGCAGAATGCTACAATGAATGATTTAATTAATTTCATAAGCAGGAACGCTCGAGTAGCTGTGCTTGACGCCCATGTGGACGGACCATTGGTTGTCGGTTTTGTGAATTCAAAGGCTGAAGCCGAATCGTTAATGAAATGGAACGGTGTCCGTTTTGCAGGTAGCAATTTAAAATTTGAGCTTTTGGATGGCAATGGAGGTTCTGCTGGAACTTCAGACACTATTTCGTTTCTAAGGGGAGTATTACTTAAGAGGTATGATCCCCAGTCGAAACTATTAAACCTGGGGGCATTGCATTCTGACCCTGAACTAATTCAAAAAGGTGTCTTCAGTTCCATTTCCACCCAGTCTAAGATGTTTCCAGCAATGATGAAGCTAGCTTCTACAGAACCCAGTTTAGTAGTGGAGAGTGTGAATCTTGCGGATAACCAACTAAAGGACATTTCCGCAATTTCCACATTGGCTCAATCGTTcccaaatttgaagaatctTTGTTTGGCTAATAACCAAATTTTCAGATTCAGGTCACTGGAAGtttggaaaaacaaattcaaagatttgAGAGAGCTCCTCATGACAAATAACCCCATCACTACCGATAAGTTGTACCGCACTGAAATGTTAAGACTATTCCCCAAGTTAGTGGTGCTGGACAATGTTATTGTAAGGGACGAACAAAAACTGCATAGTGTCTATTCGCTACCAATGAAAATccaacagtttttttttgaaaatgatgcGTTGGGGCAGTCGTCCACGGATTTTGCAACCAACTTTTTAAACCTATGGGACAATAACAGAGAACAATTGTTAAATCTGTACTCACCACAATCCCAATTTTCTGTCTCCGTGGACTCCACAATTCCTCCATCCACGGTAGCAGACTCTGATCAAACCCCGTCGTTTGGTTATTACATGCCATGTTCACGCAATATCTCCAAAGTATCCAGTGAGAAATCCATCCAGCAAAGACTATCGATTGGCCAAGAGTCCATCAACAACATATTCAAGACATTACCAAGGACGAAACACCATCTTCAAGACCAGCCCAATGAATATTCCATGGAAACGATCAGCTATCCTCAAATCAACGGGTTCATCATTACTTTACAcggtttttttgaagaaactggCAAGCCTGAAATGGAAGCCAACAAGAAAACGGGGAAAAACAACTACCAAAAGAATAGAAGATACAACCATGGGTACAACTCCACTTCGAACAATAAActgttcaaaaaatcctTTGATAGAACTTGGGTAATCGTTCCGATGAACAATAGCGTCATAATTGCATCTGATTTATTAACCGTAAGAGCGTACTCCGCGGGCGCTTGGAAGACCGCATCTGTTGACGTGCCAGCATCATTGCCACTGCAACAACCTTCAGTGCTACCACAGGCCGCCATCCCACCAAACGCAAGCATGAACCCAAACATAACGACACCGCCACCACCACAACCTTCAGTGGTTCCCGGGGGAATGAACATGCCCGGCGTGCCCCAGGGGCCAATGGTCATGGCACCCACTCTACAACTGCCACCGGACGTCCAATCGCGCTTGAACCCCGTACAACTCGAGCTGCTAAACAAGTTGCATCTGCAAACCAAGTTGAACGCGGAGTACACGTTTATGTTGGCCGAGCAAAGCAACTGGAACTACGAAGTCGCCATAAAGGGGTTCCAGGGTAGCATGAATGGCATCCCGAGAGAGGCATTCGTGCAATTCTAG